From the Pseudarthrobacter sp. MM222 genome, one window contains:
- a CDS encoding GNAT family N-acetyltransferase: MSLEPGSADIIQLAWARHLGFNDADFAASAGERLTRADESRRTVDFVRLFGSSALVGPQWALDAAAGLPDEELAQHITLLTITRSHGGHGLGAAALFFADDLPLQQPSEELTVSHGNPEAIELEAACPPDDVNEVGLSDLEHRFTILHLEDGRRTPVACGAYTEWEGILAHMGVLVAPEWRRRGLGSLVASIAAHEALTSGLTLQWRSDVSNKGSLAIARSLGFAAGGIQTSVLLG, encoded by the coding sequence ATGAGTCTTGAGCCCGGTTCCGCTGACATCATCCAGCTCGCGTGGGCCCGCCACCTGGGATTCAACGACGCCGACTTCGCCGCGTCCGCCGGCGAACGCCTCACCCGGGCGGATGAGTCCCGCCGCACGGTGGATTTCGTCCGCCTGTTCGGCAGCTCCGCCCTGGTGGGGCCGCAATGGGCGCTGGACGCCGCCGCGGGGCTACCCGACGAGGAGCTCGCCCAGCACATCACTCTCCTGACCATCACCCGGAGCCACGGCGGCCACGGACTCGGCGCGGCGGCACTCTTCTTCGCGGACGACCTGCCCCTGCAGCAGCCGTCCGAGGAGCTGACCGTCTCGCACGGCAACCCGGAAGCGATCGAGCTGGAAGCGGCGTGTCCGCCGGATGACGTCAACGAGGTGGGCCTCTCGGACCTGGAGCACCGGTTCACCATTTTGCATCTGGAGGACGGCCGGCGGACCCCCGTGGCGTGTGGCGCGTACACCGAGTGGGAGGGCATCCTGGCGCACATGGGGGTGCTGGTCGCTCCGGAGTGGCGCCGCCGGGGCCTGGGTTCGCTGGTGGCCTCGATCGCCGCGCACGAGGCGCTCACCTCCGGCCTGACGCTCCAGTGGCGCTCCGACGTCAGTAACAAGGGGTCCCTCGCCATCGCCCGGAGCCTCGGCTTTGCCGCCGGCGGCATCCAGACCAGCGTGCTGCTGGGCTGA
- a CDS encoding 6-phosphofructokinase → MKIGILTSGGDCPGLNAVIRGAVLKGIAVHGHEFVGFLDGWRGVVEADVIDIPRTMVRGIAKQGGTILGTSRTNPFENGGGPEVIKANMERLGIDAIIAIGGEGTLAAAKRLTDAGLKIVGVPKTVDNDLDATDYTFGFDTAVEIATEAIDRLRTTGESHHRCMIAEVMGRHVGWIALHAGMASGAHAILIPEQKASMEQIADWVRSAHERGRAPLVVVAEGFVPDGQETPHSERGLDTFGRPRLGGIAERLAPELEAMTGIETRATVLGHIQRGGVPTAFDRVLATRLGMAAIDSVVERRWGTMVSLNGTDIVHVGFDAALGNLKAVPQHRYDEAAVLFG, encoded by the coding sequence ATGAAAATTGGAATCCTCACCAGCGGCGGAGACTGCCCCGGATTGAACGCCGTCATCCGTGGCGCCGTCCTCAAGGGCATCGCCGTCCACGGCCACGAATTCGTGGGGTTCCTGGACGGCTGGCGCGGCGTCGTAGAAGCCGACGTCATCGACATCCCCCGGACCATGGTCCGGGGCATCGCGAAGCAGGGCGGGACCATCCTTGGCACCTCCCGGACCAACCCCTTCGAGAACGGCGGCGGGCCCGAGGTCATCAAGGCCAACATGGAACGCCTCGGCATCGACGCCATCATCGCCATCGGCGGCGAGGGCACCCTGGCCGCGGCCAAGCGGCTCACCGATGCCGGACTGAAGATCGTGGGGGTCCCGAAGACGGTCGACAACGACCTCGACGCCACCGACTACACCTTCGGTTTCGACACCGCCGTGGAAATCGCCACCGAGGCGATCGACCGCCTGCGCACCACCGGGGAATCCCACCACCGCTGCATGATCGCCGAGGTCATGGGCCGCCACGTCGGCTGGATCGCGCTGCATGCCGGCATGGCCTCCGGCGCGCATGCCATCCTGATCCCGGAGCAGAAAGCCTCGATGGAACAGATCGCGGACTGGGTCCGCTCGGCCCACGAACGCGGCCGCGCACCCCTTGTGGTCGTGGCGGAAGGCTTCGTCCCGGACGGCCAGGAGACGCCGCACTCCGAACGCGGCCTCGACACCTTCGGCCGGCCCCGCCTGGGCGGCATCGCCGAACGGCTCGCCCCTGAACTTGAGGCCATGACGGGCATTGAAACCCGCGCCACGGTCCTTGGCCACATCCAGCGCGGCGGCGTCCCGACGGCGTTCGACCGCGTCCTCGCCACCCGCCTGGGCATGGCAGCCATCGACTCGGTCGTGGAGCGTCGCTGGGGCACCATGGTTTCGCTCAACGGCACCGACATCGTCCACGTGGGTTTCGACGCTGCCCTGGGCAACCTGAAGGCCGTCCCGCAGCACCGCTACGACGAGGCCGCGGTCCTCTTCGGCTGA